From a region of the Marasmius oreades isolate 03SP1 chromosome 7, whole genome shotgun sequence genome:
- a CDS encoding uncharacterized protein (CAZy:CE4) codes for MVQTALLFLGLFLQSFFFAHGVHGHRIHRRYFQEWSQPQGHSVNRLFKRGTDGVQYPAVGSSDWSSKYPRDGQTPKRNTIPKEWLDALNDAVASGKVPNTPIPTMGSNGSPVYPNNQDPGSPNICSSTYQCRSKDDIYDGPDGTFGVGFDDGPLPPTSTLVDFLKKNNETATHFMIGYNVLSNPQQFLEIFQYGGDCAVHTWSHPYMTTLSNEDILAELGWTMQIIHDSTGGKVPKIWRPPYGDSDVRVRAIAKVVFGMDTVIWNQDSADWTMNNGKSTLDSVMNSLDGFVKGPKSPGLIILEHESSDNTVKAFMDTYPKIKSNGWQTKSLVALLENGEAYQNVKGDTVNPAEIYVNPDGGNSTSSSTTSGSSTSQPTNSKSTVTSASGSPSSTAVSSNTSNSALALDSCSAFRQWLVLAIAISAVFVVIL; via the exons ATGGTCCAAACCGCACTCCTTTTCCTCGGGCTCTTTCTGCAGTCGTTTTTCTTTGCACACGGTGTTCATGGACATAGGATACACCGTCGTTACTTCCAGGAATGGTCCCAGCCTCAAGGTCACTCGGTAAATAGGCTTTTTAAGCGAGGTACGGATGGCGTTCAATATCCGGCTGTTGGTTCTTCAG ATTGGTCTTCGAAATATCCTCGCGACGGTCAGACCCCTAAACGGAATACAATACCCAAGGAATGGCTCGATGCGCTGAATGATGCTGTTGCCTCAGGAAAGGTACCCAACACCCCGATACCGACAATGGGTTCCAACGGTAGCCCAGTGTATCCGAATAACCAGGATCCTGGCTCACCCAATATCTGTTCTTCAACATATCAGTGTCGCAGTAAGGACGATATCTATGACGGTCCAGATGGCACTTTTGGCGTCGGCTTTGACGACGGACCTCTCCCT CCGACCAGCACTTTGGTCGATTTTCTCAAAAAGAACAATGAAACAGCAACACACTTCATGATCGGCTACAATGTTCTTTCTAACCCGCAACAGTTCTTGGAGATTTTCCAATACGGAGGTGACTGTGCCGTTCATACCTGGTCGCATCCTTACATGACGACGTTGTCAAATGAGGACATCCTCGCCGAA CTTGGTTGGACGATGCAAATCATTCACGACTCTACTGGTGGGAAGGTACCGAAAATATGGAGGCCCCCGTACGGTGACTCCGATGTCCGGGTCAGGGCTATTGCTAAAGTAGTATTTGGTATGGACACCGTGATTTGGAACCAAGA TTCTGCTGATTGGACTATGAACAACGGGAAGTCAACTCTCGACAGTGTCATGAACAGTTTAGATGGCTTCGTCAAAG GTCCAAAGTCTCCTGGTCTCATCATTTTGGAGCACGAGAGTTCAGACAATACCGTCAAAGCGTTCATGGACACGTATCCCAAGATCAAGAGTAATGGATGGCAAACGAAATCCCTCGTTGCACTTCTTGAAAATGGCGAGGCTTACCAGAACGTTAAGGGTGATACGGTCAATCCCGCCGAGATATATGTCAATCCGGACGGCGGAAATTCCACCTCGTCCTCGACTACCAGTGGCTCTTCCACATCCCAACCTAC TAACTCTAAATCGACGGTAACCTCGGCTTCGGGCTCTCCGTCTAGCACCGCTGTCTCTTCGAACACTTCCAACTCTGCGTTAGCACTTGACTCCTGTTCCGCCTTTAGGCAATGGCTTGTCCTTGCGATAGCCATTTCAGCAGTCTTCGTTGTTATTTTATAG
- a CDS encoding uncharacterized protein (MEROPS:MER0004801), with translation MHLLPREAEKLLLHQAGHLAQKRLARGVKLNAIESVSLIASVLQERIRDGKNSVAELMQHGKNILGMRHVLPGVPEIVKEVQVEGTFEDGVFLVTVHSPICTDSGNIAAALYGSFLPFPSEDLFPIPPPLPAHQQPGAIILSPSQSTITINVGRHRTKLRVTNNGDRPIQVGSHYHFIETNAALSFDRIKAYGKRLDIPSGTAVRFEPGETKSVVLVDIAGKRVISGGNSIASGWVIDLLDGLTGKMREDDIMRRIIEGNFGHASEPGALEVTEDTTMGREAYVAMYGPTTGDRVRLGDTCLWIEVENDWTIHGDEVKFGGGKTIREGMGQSTNRSCGEALDVVIVNALIINWSGIYKADIGIKNGLIVAIGKSGNPDTQAAVHPSLVIGSSTDVISASGLIVTPGGIDAHVHFICPQLIPEAVASGVTTLLGGGNGPTAGTCATTCCCGERGIREMIDVAEEAGWPLNCGFTGKGNDSGGKALEETIKAGAIGLKLHEDWGTTPAAIRNCLDVAEKYDVQVNIHTDTLNESGFVETTIAAFENRTIHTYHSEGAGGGHAPDIITVCGQENVLPSSTNPTRPFARNTLDEHLDMLMVCHHLSSSLPEDIAFAESRIRAETIAAEDVLQDMGAISMISSDSQAMGRVGEVISRTWRTADRMRGTRGPLVEFGDEPVYDQERGGKDNARVKRYVAKYTVNPAITHGISHLVGSVEAGKLADLVLWKPENFGAKPEVVVKGGCIIWAQMGEANASIPTVQPVYGKPMFNPRSVSVTFVSQASLPVLIALPVHGRKRRYEAVKNCRKVKKSDMKWNNVIPKVEVDPEKYEVKVDGELVSGEPGEVLEKAAEVVPLGRAYNLF, from the exons ATGCATCTCCTACCCCGAGAGGCCGAGAAACTACTCCTTCACCAGGCGGGGCATCTCGCTCAGAAGAGATTGGCTCGCGGCGTCAAGTTGAACGCGATCGAGAGTGTATCATTGATTGCTAGCGTGCTTCAG GAAAGAATCCGAGATGGCAAAAATAGCGTTGCTGAATTGATGCAACATGGGAAAAACATATTGGGAATGCGACACGTACTTCCTGGTGTTCCAGAGATAGTGAAGGAAGTTCAGGTGGAAGGAACATTTGAGGATGG CGTCTTTCTGGTAACAGTCCACTCTCCAATTTGCACCGACTCGGGAAATATCGCTGCAGCCCTATATGGCTCATTTCTACCATTTCCATCCGAAGATCTCTTCCCTATACCACCGCCTCTCCCAGCTCACCAACAACCTGGAGCAATCATTCTCTCGCCGAGTCAGTCAACTATAACTATCAACGTAGGCAGACATCGGACAAAATTACGTGTAACGAACAACGGTGACCGCCCGATCCAAGTCGGCTCACATTACCATTTCATCGAAACTAACGCCGCTCTATCTTTTGATCGAATAAAGGCCTATGGAAAGAGACTTGACATTCCGTCCGGAACGGCAGTTCGTTTCGAGCCCGGAGAAACAAAGAGCGTTGTCCTGGTTGATATTGCTGGGAAGCGTGTCATATCGGGTGGTAATAGCATTGCAAGTGGGTGGGTAATCGATCTATTGGATGGGTTGACTGGGAAGATGAGAGAAGATGATATCATGAGGAGAATAATAGAAGGAAACTTTGGACATGCTTCCGAGCCGGGGGCGTTGGAGGTTACTGAGGATACCACTATGGGCAGGGAAGCCTATGTTGCGATGTATGGTCCAACAACTGGCGATCGAGTGAGACTTGGAGATACATGTCTCTGGATTGAGGTGGAAAATGATTGG ACTATTCATGGAGACGAGGTCAAGTTCGGTGGTG GGAAAACAATACGAGAGGGAATGGGCCAATCAACCAACCGTTCCTGCGGAGAAGCCCTTGACGTTGTCATCGTCAATGCACTCATCATCAACTGGTCGGGAATCTACAAAGCAGACATCGGGATCAAAAACGGTCTCATCGTTGCTATCGGTAAATCCGGCAACCCAGATACCCAAGCTGCGGTTCACCCTTCCCTCGTCATTGGTTCTTCCACGGATGTCATCTCCGCTTCAGGGCTTATCGTCACGCCGGGAGGTATAGATGCCCACGTTCATTTTATCTGTCCGCAACTTATCCCGGAAGCGGTGGCGAGCGGTGTCACGACGTTATTAGGAGGTGGAAATGGACCTACTGCTGGGACTTGTGCCACTACGTGTTGTTGTGGGGAGAGAGGGATCAGGGAGATGATTGATGTTGCGGAGGAGGCGGGGTGGCCTCTTAACTGTGGATTTACGGGTAAGGGGAATGATTCTGGGG GCAAAGCACTCGAAGAAACCATCAAAGCCGGCGCTATTGGGCTCAAGCTACACGAAGATTGGGGTACGACCCCTGCAGCGATTAGGAACTGTTTGGACGTCGCGGAGAAGTATGATGTTCAAGTCAATATCCATACAGACACCCTGAACGAAAGCGGTTTTGTTGAGA CTACAATAGCAGCCTTTGAGAACCGAACGATCCATACTTACCATTCTGAAGGTGCTGGTGGAGGCCATGCACCCGATATCATCACTGTTTGTGGACAAGAAAATGTTCTCCCGAGTTCAACGAATCCCACGAGGCCATTTGCGCGGAATACCTTGGACGAGCATCTCGAT ATGCTTATGGTATGCCATCACCTTTCGTCCTCGTTGCCCGAGGACATTGCATTCGCAGAGTCGAGAATCAGGGCTGAAACTATCGCGGCTGAGGATGTGCTACAGGATATGGGTGCCATTAGCATGATCAGTAGCGATAGTCAGGCCATGGGGAGGGTTGGTGAG GTGATAAGTAGAACTTGGCGTACGGCTGACCGTATGCGGGGTACCCGTGGACCGTTGGTTGAATTTGGTGATGAACCAGTGTACGACCAGGAGAGGGGAGGAAAGGATAATGCAAGAGTAAAGAGATATGTGGCGAAGTATACCGTCAATCC TGCGATAACACACGGTATCTCTCACCTCGTGGGTTCTGTGGAGGCAGGGAAACTTGCGGATCTCGTTCTTTGGAAACCAGAGAACTTTGGTGCAAAGCCGGAGGTTGTTGTCAAGGGTGGATGCATCATTTGGGCACAG ATGGGCGAAGCCAATGCATCCATACCTACCGTGCAACCGGTCTATGGGAAACCCATGTTCAACCCTAGATCCGTTTCTGTGACCTTCGTCTCACAAGCCTCGCTACCCGTTCTGATTGCTCTCCCTGTCCACGGCAGGAAGAGGAGATACGAGGCCGTCAAGAATTGTCGAAAAGTTAAGAAGAGTGATATGAAATGGAACAATGTAATACCGAAGGTTGAAGTGGACCCGGAGAAGTATGAGGTGAAAGTTGATGGAGAATTGGTGAGTGGGGAACCCGGCGAAGTTCTGGAAAAGGCGGCGGAGGTCGTGCCGTTGGGAAGAGCGTATAATCTGTTCTAA
- a CDS encoding uncharacterized protein (CAZy:CE4), which yields MFQHTLLCLAFISVATQSFVIAHGGHGHKIRRRYFQDWSQPHDHSVNKLFKRGGDGAQYPEVGSSDWAAKYPPANGKTPDQSLTPKEWLDALNVAVAAGTIPAVDRTTIPRNSAGDVTGAPVYPKNQDPTGPGICSATYQCRAADDVWDGPDGTFAISFDDGPLPSTSILVDFLKQNNEIATHFMIGANVRNNPQRFLDVFNYGGDCAVHTWSHPYMTSLSNEDIVAELGWTMQIIHDSTGGKVPKMWRPPTGDADVRVRAIAKEVFGLKTVIWNRDSADWRISLGQQTLDGVNSDMDKWLTGPKTPGLVVLEHELTNLTVQGFTGNYPKIKSNGWNTKSLAQLFGDAYQNVNGDQVTPASVNHQASGNALLNTTSDSVSSTTTTSQTISSVATSTPRTATVTTSSSSGTSTSSSSNKTNSNSALPSNMFSQWFAAIFASTLIISLS from the exons ATGTTTCAACACACACTCCTTTGTCTCGCGTTCATTTCTGTCGCTACACAGTCATTTGTTATTGCTCATGGTGGCCACGGTCACAAAATTCGCCGTCGTTACTTCCAAGATTGGTCCCAACCTCACGATCACTCGGTAAACAAACTCTTCAAGCGTGGTGGGGATGGTGCTCAGTATCCGGAAGTTGGTTCGTCAG ACTGGGCAGCAAAATACCCTCCTGCGAATGGCAAAACCCCAGACCAGAGTTTGACCCCGAAGGAATGGCTGGATGCATTAAATGTTGCCGTTGCAGCTGGAACCATTCCTGCTGTTGATAGGACAACCATTCCCCGGAACAGTGCTGGGGACGTTACGGGAGCACCAGTCTACCCAAAAAACCAGGATCCTACAGGGCCAGGCATTTGCTCCGCAACGTATCAATGCCGCGCTGCGGACGATGTTTGGGATGGTCCCGATGGTACTTTCGCTATCAGCTTCGATGACGGTCCTCTACCT TCTACGAGTATTCTCGTCGATTTCCTAAAACAGAATAACGAGATAGCAACGCATTTCATGATCGGTGCCAATGTCCGCAACAACCCGCAGCGGTTCCTCGACGTTTTCAACTATGGTGGCGATTGTGCTGTTCATACATGGTCACATCCGTACATGACATCTTTGTCCAACGAAGATATTGTTGCTGAG CTTGGTTGGACAATGCAAATCATCCATGATTCTACCGGAGGAAAAGTACCAAAAATGTGGAGACCTCCCACTGGCGACGCTGACGTTCGAGTCAGAGCTATTGCTAAAGAGGTATTCGGGTTGAAAACCGTGATCTGGAATCGAGA CTCCGCTGATTGGAGAATCAGTCTTGGACAACAGACGTTGGATGGTGTCAATTCTGACATGGATAAATGGCTCACAG GCCCGAAAACACCAGGTCTCGTTGTCCTGGAACACGAGCTGACAAACCTAACGGTACAGGGATTCACGGGGAACTACCCTAAGATCAAGAGCAACGGGTGGAACACGAAATCCCTCGCCCAGCTTTTCGGTGATGCCTACCAGAACGTTAATGGTGATCAGGTTACTCCCGCCAGTGTAAACCATCAAGCAAGTGGGAACGCCCTTTTGAATACCACCTCCGATTCCGTTAGCTCGACTACTACCACGTCCCAAACAAT TTCGAGCGTTGCGACGTCGACCCCGCGAACCGCGACTGTGACAACGTCTAGTTCATCCGGTACGAGCACTTCGAGTTCTAGCAACAAAACCAACTCCAACTCGGCActtccatccaatatgttctCGCAATGGTTCGCTGCGATATTTGCCTCGACTCTTATTATCTCTCTTTCATAG
- a CDS encoding uncharacterized protein (BUSCO:EOG09262XMN), with protein MNYPSFHIGLWCCSLSRNLRNFQLRNMARNAKRMRRASITAVKGLSTRATKKVRVTGPEDDLVEAISIASTEHVAVTASTSSTLTKAGGKRKTSKASKEIDLQSLPIRTASLWKVGAHVSAAGGVENSVLNAAKIGANSFALFLKSQRKWVSPPLTDSSILLFKERMKQLSYDPKHILPHGSYLINLGNPDQDKREKSYECFLDDLKRCDQLGLLLYNFHPGSTLGLVPVSTSITHIAESINRVHKDTPGSKVIAVIENMAGAGNVIGGDFAHLGQIIDQVEDKARVGVCLDTCHMFAAGYDVRTKEGWDTMMHKFDTDVGLNYLRGMHLNDSKTPCGSNKDRHDNIGMGHLKLQTFRHILIDPRVQDIPLVLETPSHEENTGNWDVWKKEIDVLNRLSSEHVPGGTAAARKHVIQDAASSKDVPDSDVSARSDFHPETSRSDVDNLEVWTNEIEQAVKSAGSIRTNGKKTRVKRKMSNRGKDESEDDLDEDAGEDAS; from the exons ATGAACTATCCTTCATTCCATATTGGACTCTGGTGTTGTTCTCTATCCCGCAACCTCAGAAATTTCCAACTCCGGAACATGGCCCGTAACGCTAAACGGATGCGCAGAGCTAGCATTACGGCGGTAAAAGGTCTATCAACGAGAGCTACAAAAAAGGTCAGAGTAACTGGCCCGGAGGACGATCTCGTGGAGGCCATATCTATAGCTTCTACAGAACATG TCGCCGTGACTGCGAGTACGAGTAGTACGTTAACAAAGGCAGGAGGCAAACGGAAAACTTCGAAAGCGTCAAAAGAAATTGATCTTCAAAGTTTACCGATTCGAACTGCTTCACTTTGGAAAGTCGGAGCTCATGTGTCTGCTGCTGGAGGAGTGGAGAATAGCGTGCTGAACGCCGCAAAAATAGG GGCAAATTCCTTCGCATTGTTCCTCAAATCCCAGCGAAAATGGGTTTCACCTCCTCTGACCGACAGTAGCATCTTGCTATTCAAGGAACGGATGAAGCAGTTATCCTACGATCCCAAACACATTCTTCCGCACGGCAGTTATCTCATTAATTTAGGGAATCCAGATCA GGATAAACGTGAAAAATCGTACGAATGCTTTCTCGATGACCTGAAACGATGCGACCAGTTAGGATTGTTACTGTATAACTTTCA CCCAGGTTCAACGTTAGGCTTAGTACCTGTTTCGACTTCAATAACGCACATCGCCGAAAGCATAAATCGTGTGCATAAGGATACTCCTGGATCTAAGGTTATTGCAGTTATAGAGAATATG GCTGGTGCTGGAAATGTAATTGGGGGTGATTTTGCGCACCTCGGGCAAATTATCGACCAAGTCGAGGACAAGGCGAGAGTTGGCGTATGCCTGGATACTT GTCATATGTTTGCTGCA GGATATGACGTTCGTACGAAAGAAGGTTGGGA CACAATGA TGCATAAGTTCGATACCGATGTGGGGCTCAACTACCTTCGGGGAATGCATCTTAACGACTCAAAGACCCCATGTGGGTCAAACAAAGACAGGCATGACAATATCGGAAT GGGCCACCTTAAGCTCCAGACTTTCCGCCACATCCTCATTGATCCTCGAGTTCAAGACATACCCCTCGTTCTTGAAACTCCCAGCCATGAGGAGAACACGGGGAACTGGGATGTatggaagaaggaaatagatGTTCTGAATCGATTGTCCTCGGAACACGTTCCCGGAGGAACCGCTGCTGCGAGGAAACATGTCATCCAGGATGcagcttcttccaaagaTGTCCCTGACTCTGATGTGTCCGCACGCAGTGACTTCCATCCGGAAACTTCGCGCTCTGACGTGGACAATCTGGAAGTCTGGACGAATGAAATTGAACAGGCAGTGAAAAGTGCAGGGTCAATTCGTACGAATGGGAAGAAGACCCGAGTGAAGAGGAAAATGTCTAACAGGGGAAAAGATGAATCGGAGGATGACCTGGACGAAGATGCTGGTGAAGACGCGAGTTGA
- a CDS encoding uncharacterized protein (CAZy:GT2_Glyco_trans_2), translating to MSTGTSPTSSTFLRPNTGSSSTSMKPSPLSNSIAASNAEASGSTSRQDNEIPNVENHTSMTIHPPDYDAFDALLHSVYLHTQSSNWFDTSAVGGTGVCIRVPGDGQSQAHYRVFPYNDTTLLPFHENVSKMGSGVVIAVKVRGASVHAVVSRVRDMEAENGVAITSIPLTPDTCIQILPSLANLPNDAERDQRAAFIMEDASLVMWSSKEGVEDIIDLKNDLDEKLIKYVWRTRGKPKRTGGVQPPVSVYLPNGLDSSPRSNPDSRATSIVDFSDRVQHTPPPEYLPSAPFGMEGVDRSAAEDWIYGEKPEVALNLATATETKETAPPDATVPPPPKKKAGFFGWWRLNKEDRAKEGDKKEKRKHVLLGPLYAGIGAGLSLYFVTAGIATLIEEWALDGDASRFALVVVLPIIFCVSLFFCLQLIGNISLIFGPVSQYHENSVYYSAVKPAPNPEVDRNLPHITIQLPVYKESLELTIGPSIMSIKQAMQTYARQGGSSAIFVCDDGLQLLSEADRQERTEFYATHNIGWVARPKHDGKEGGFKRPGKFKKASNMNYALTLSMKLERHLAKLIEEREERLRNAEDVEGVRDESDEDGECLEDKAMNLAIEEVYEENGKRWKAWACNGKSLRIGEIILIIDADTIVPEDCFRDAAREMAASEELAIIQHESDVMQVAHHYFENGITHFTRRINKCISYGCANGEVAPFVGHNAFLRWSAVQDASFIDENDVNYIGSCALMKEQADPSTFEPPPPERKMWSESNVSEDFDLALRLLLKGYTLRWATYSNGGFKEGVSLTIVDELARWQKYAYGCDEIIFNPLIHWWRKGPISKQLSGFMMSKAPVHYKIGMSSYMFSYYGIAAATVGSVLNYLLLGLAPNLDRFYLKSFEILLACVVVFPGIGNLGFTLLEYRLGHRSVGGAAWENLRWLPFFVFFFGGLSIHLSTAILAHLFSYDMTWGSTGKEVEKSTFWIEVPRIIKNFKLPFVICFLVIFMMIIFTTNAIPFEWQIAGWNWALIIPLSLNIGCHIGLPIVLNPWLMKFSY from the exons ATGTCGACCGGTACTAGCCCAACTAGTTCTACTTTCCTTCGTCCAAACACAGGTTCCAGCTCGACTTCGATGAAACCCAGTCCATTATCGAACTCTATCGCAGCGAGCAACGCAGAAGCATCAGGCTCGACCTCAAGACAAGACAATGAAATTCCGAACGTGGAAAACCATACTTCAATGACCATCCACCCACCCGACTACGATGCCTTTGATGCTCTATTGCACTCTGTTTATCTTCATACACAAAGTTCCAACTGGTTCGACACCAGTGCTGTCGGTGGAACTGGCGTTTGTATTCGAGTCCCCGGTGACGGTCAATCCCAGGCACATTATCGTGTCTTCCCATACAATGACACTACACTTCTACCTTTTCACGAGAATGTGTCGAAAATGGGATCCGGAGTGGTCATAGCAGTGAAGGTCAGAGGTGCTAGTGTGCATGCGGTCGTTTCTCGAGTTCGGGACATGGAAGCTGAGAATGGGGTCGCGATTACATCGATCCCCCTCACTCCAGATACATGTATCCAGATTCTGCCCTCCCTTGCCAACCTACCGAACGATGCTGAGAGAGACCAACGCGCGGCGTTCATCATGGAGGATGCAAGTCTGGTGATGTGGAGTAGCAAGGAGGGTGTGGAAG ATATCATTGACCTCAAGAATGATTTGGACGAGAAGTTGATCAAATACGTTTGGCGTACGCGCGGTAAACCGAAACGCACCGGGGGTGTGCAACCACCCGTTTCGGTGTATCTGCCTAATGGTCTTGACTCCAGTCCTCGATCGAACCCAGACTCCAGGGCGACCTCCATTGTCGACTTCTCTGACCGCGTACAACACACTCCACCGCCAGAGTACCTTCCATCTGCACCATTTGGAATGGAAGGTGTTGATCGGAGTGCTGCTGAGGACTGGATTTATGGAGAGAAACCTGAGGTTGCTCTCAATCTGGCTACGGCAACCGAGACCAAAGAGACTGCTCCCCCCGACGCTACCGTGCCCCCTCCTCCGAAAAAGAAGGCAGGCTTCTTTGGATGGTGGAGACTGAACAAGGAAGACAGGGCGAAGGAGGGagataagaaagaaaagcgCAAGCACGTTCTCTTGGGCCCCCTCTATGCCGGTATTGGCGCAGGTCTATCTCTGT ACTTCGTAACTGCCGGTATCGCCACTCTCATCGAGGAATGGGCACTTGATGGTGATGCATCGCGTTTTGCACTCGTCGTGGTCCTCCCCATTATATTTTGCGTGTCCTTG TTCTTCTGCCTTCAACTCATCGGAAATATTTCCCTCATCTTTGGACCCGTTTCCCAGTACCACGAGAATAGTGTGTATTACTCTGCTGTCAAACCAGCTCCTAATCCAGAA GTCGATCGAAACCTGCCACATATCACCATTCAACTTCCCGTCTACAAGGAGTCACTTGAGCTCACTATAGGTCCCTCCATCATGAGTATCAAGCAGGCTATGCAGACATACGCCAGACAAGGCGGAAGCTCTGCTATTTTT GTTTGCGATGATGGTCTCCAGCTCCTCTCTGAAGCTGATCGTCAAGAGCGGACCGAGTTCTACGCCACTCATAACATTGGATGGGTGGCACGGCCCAAACATGATGGGAAGGAAG GCGGATTCAAACGTCCAGGCAAATTCAAGAAGGCTTCGAACATGAACTACGCATTGACGCTATCCATGAAACTGGAAAGACATCTTGCAAAGCTCATTGAGGAACGAGAAGAACGTCTTCGTAACGCTGAGGACGTGGAAGGTGTGCGGGATGAATCAGATGAGGATGGGGAATGTTTGGAAGATAAGGCGATGAATTTGGCGATTGAGGAGGTGTACGAGGAGAATGGTAAACG CTGGAAAGCTTGGGCTTGCAACGGCAAATCCCTTCGGATAGGAGAAATAATCCTCATCATCGACGCTGATACTATCGTACCTGAGGATTGTTTCCGCGACGCTGCGAGGGAGATGGCGGCAAGTGAGGAGCTTGCGATTATCCAACACGAGAGTG ACGTCATGCAAGTCGCCCACCACTACTTCGAGAACGGCATCACCCACTTTACGAGAAGGATCAATAAATGTATCTCGTATGGGTGTGCGAACGGCGAGGTCGCGCCATTCGTTGGCCATAATGCTTTCCTCCGATGGAGCGCGGTCCAGGATGCTTCATTCATTGATGAAAACGATGTCAACTACATTGGGAGTTGTGCATTGATGAAGGAGCAAG CGGATCCATCCACTTTCGAACCACCTCCTCCAGAACGGAAGATGTGGTCCGAGTCTAACGTCTCGGAGGACTTCGATCTTGCTCTTCGTCTGTTGCTCAAAGGTTATACGCTACGATGGGCCACCTACTCAAATGGAGGCTTCAAAGAGGGTGTCAGTTTGACGATCGTCGACGAGCTAGCGCGCTGGCAAAAATACGCATATGGTTGCGACGAAATTATCTTCAACCCTCTCATCCACTGGTGGAGAAAGGGACCGATCAGCAAGCAGCTCAGTGGGTTCATGATGAGCAAAGCTCCGGTACATTATAAGATCGGGATGTCGAGTT ACATGTTCTCCTACTATGGTATCGCAGCGGCAACTGTAGGATCTGTCCTGAACTACCTTCTGCTGGGGCTCGCGCCTAACCTCGACCGGTTCTACTTGAAGAGCTTTGAGATCCTTTTGGCTTGTGTTGTTGTCTTCCCGGGTATTGGAAATCTAGGTTTCACGCTTTTGGAGTATCGTCTGGGCCACCGTAGTGTTGGGGGTGCCGCTTGGGAGAACCTCAGATGGCTTCCGTTTTT CGTGTTCTTCTTTGGAGGACTCAGCATCCACCTTTCAACGGCTATTCTGGCCCATCTTTTCTCCTATGATAT GACCTGGGGCTCAACGGGTAAAGAGGTTGAAAAATCCACGTTCTGGATTGAAGTACCACGGATCATCAAGAACTTTAAACTCCCATTCGTGATCTGCTTCCTCGTCATATTCATGATGATCATTTTCACTACGAACGCGATACCCTTTGAGTGGCAGATCGCAGGATGGAATTGGGCGTTGATCATTCCCTTGAGTCTGAACATAGGATGTCATATTGGTCTTCCC attgtcttGAACCCCTGGTTGATGAAATTCTCGTACTGA